A single Lolium perenne isolate Kyuss_39 chromosome 6, Kyuss_2.0, whole genome shotgun sequence DNA region contains:
- the LOC127308310 gene encoding uncharacterized protein: MSGRGKGGKGLGKGGAKRHRKVLRDNIQGITKPAIRRLARRGGVKRISGLIYEETRGVLKVFLENVIRDAVTYTEHAKRKTVTAMDVVYALKRQGRTLYGFGG, encoded by the coding sequence ATGTCGGgccgcggcaagggaggcaaggggctGGGCAAGGGCGGCGCCAAGCGCCACCGGAAGGTGCTCCGGGACAACATCCAGGGCATCACCAAGCCGGCCATCCGCCGCCTGGCGCGCCGCGGCGGCGTCAAGCGAATCTCTGGTCTCATCTACGAGGAGACCCGTGGTGTGCTGAAAGTGTTCCTGGAGAACGTCATCCGTGATGCAGTTACCTACACTGAGCACGCCAAGAGGAAGACCGTCACCGCCATGGACGTCGTGTACGCGCTCAAGCGCCAGGGACGCACGCTCTATGGCTTCGGCGGCTAG